The following proteins come from a genomic window of Astatotilapia calliptera chromosome 11, fAstCal1.2, whole genome shotgun sequence:
- the LOC113031713 gene encoding peroxisomal carnitine O-octanoyltransferase-like isoform X1: MANQLSQSLPEQTFQYQNSLPPLPVPSLQSSLSKYLDAVRPFASEKDFKATKETVRKFQAGVGQELHKKLLQRAKTKKNWLEEWWLDTAYLELRIPSQLNVNFGGPAPYLEHCWPPAEGTYLQRASIITWHTLQYWNLLRTERLAPQKAGKTPLDMDQFRMLFCTCKVPGVKKDTIRNYFKTEREGPCPSHLVVMCRGRIFTFDALCDGEILTPPEILRQLSYVKERCDSEPEGDGVAVLTSEERTRWAKAREHLISIDPHNNTILETIQSSLFVISLDEVKPYSTPENYSNMTAEALTGNPTIRWGDKSYNSVVFSDGTFGSNCDHAPYDAMVLVSMCWYLDQQLKATEGKWKGSDAVRLVSFPEELVFTMDEKVIGDISHAKKQYIESAQDLQVVCYAFTAFGKSTIKQKKLHPDTFVQLAMQLAYYRLHKKPGSCYETAMTRKFYHGRTETMRPCTQEAVNWCKTMMDPTCNDGVRRKAMLQAFSRHNNLMAEAQEGQGFDRHLLGLYLIAKEEGRPTPELFMDPLYTKSGGGGNFVLSSSLVGYTTVLGAVAPMVHHGYGFFYRIRDDRIVISMSAWKSCHETDAPSLFSSFSSCLHEMLHLATTSQL; this comes from the exons ATGGCAAATCAGCTGTCTCAGTCTCTGCCGGAGCAAACCTTTCAGTACCAAAACAGTCTGCCGCCCCTGCCTGTACCCTCACTGCAGAGCAGCCTTTCTAAGTACCTGGATGCAG TTCGTCCATTCGCCTCTGAGAAAGACTTTAAAGCTACGAAGGAGACTGTGAGGAAATTCCAAGCGGGTGTTGGCCAGGAGCTGCACAAGAAACTCCTCCAGAGAGCCAAGACAAAGAAGAActgg CTGGAAGAATGGTGGTTGGACACGGCGTATCTGGAGTTGCGCATCCCCTCTCAGCTCAATGTGAACTTTGGTGGCCCAGCACCCTACCTGGAGCACTGCTGGCCACCTGCTGAGGGAACTTACCTGCAGAGGGCCAGTATTATCACATGGCACACACTGCAGTACTGGAACCTACTTCGCAC AGAGAGGCTGGCTCCTCAGAAAGCAGGGAAAACGCCGTTGGACATGGACCAGTTCAGAATGCTCTTCTGCACCTGTAAAGTACCCGGAGTGAAGAAAGACACCATCCGAAACTACTTCAAGACAG AGCGTGAGGGTCCGTGCCCCTCCCATTTGGTAGTGATGTGCCGGGggaggatattcacatttgatGCACTTTGTGATGGAGAAATCCTCACTCCTCCAGAAATTCTCAG GCAGCTGAGCTATGTGAAGGAGCGCTGTGACTCAGAGCCTGAGGGAGACGGCGTGGCTGTGCTCACCTCAGAGGAGAGGACTCGCTGGGCGAAG GCCAGAGAGCATCTTATAAGCATCGATCCACACAATAACACCATCCTAGAGACCATCCAGAGCAGCTTGTTCGTCATTTCTCTGGATGAAGTGAAACCCTACTCTACCCCAGAGAACTACTCAAAT ATGACTGCAGAAGCTCTCACCGGCAACCCCACCATCCGCTGGGGTGACAAATCGTACAACTCAGTCGTGTTCTCAGATGGCACGTTCGGATCCAATTGTGAT CATGCGCCGTATGATGCTATGGTGCTGGTGTCTATGTGCTGGTATTTGGACCAGCAGCTCAAAGCTACAGAGGGCAAATGGAAG GGCTCAGATGCAGTCAGACTGGTGTCCTTCCCCGAGGAGCTGGTGTTCACTATGGATGAAAAAGTCATTGGCGATATCAGTCATGCCAAAAAGCAATACATCGAGTCG GCACAAGACCTCCAGGTTGTGTGCTATGCTTTCACAGCATTTGGTAAATCTACCATCAAACAGAAGAAGCTCCATCCAGACACTTTTGTTCAGCTGGCGATGCAGCTGGCCTACTACAGACTGCACAAGAA GCCAGGAAGTTGTTATGAGACGGCAATGACGCGCAAATTTTATCACGGCAGGACTGAGACGATGCGCCCCTGCACCCAGGAGGCTGTGAATTGGTGTAAAACCATGATGGACCCCACATGcaat GATGGTGTCAGGAGGAAGGCCATGCTGCAAGCCTTCAGTAGACACAACAACCTGATGGCTGAAGCACAGGAAGGACAAG GTTTTGACAGGCATCTTCTGGGGCTGTATCTTATTGCCAAGGAGGAGGGACGTCCAACCCCAGAATTATTTATGGATCCCCTTTACACAAAGAG tggCGGTGGGGGTAACTTCGTGCTGTCATCCAGTCTGGTGGGCTACACTACAGTTctcggggctgtggctcccatGGTGCACCATGGCTACGGCTTCTTTTACCGCATCAGGGATGACAG GATTGTGATCTCCATGTCAGCGTGGAAATCCTGCCATGAGACTGATGCTCCATCACTGTTCAGTAGCTTCAGTAGCTGCCTGCATGAGATGCTCCACTTAGCCACCACTTCTCAGCTATAA
- the LOC113031713 gene encoding acyl-CoA-binding protein homolog isoform X2, producing MTLQAEFDKAAEDVKKVKAKPTDEELLFLYGLYKQAVVGDINTERPGMLDLKGKAKWDAWESRKGMSKDDAMSAYVTKAKEVISKYGL from the exons ATGACCCTCCAG GCAGAATTTGACAAGGCAGCAGAGGATGTGAAGAAGGTGAAGGCCAAGCCCACAGACGAGGAGCTGCTGTTCCTGTATGGCCTTTATAAACAGGCGGTTGTTGGAGACATTAACACTG AGAGACCGGGAATGCTGGACCTAAAAGGAAAGGCCAAGTGGGACGCCTGGGAGTCGAGGAAAG GAATGTCCAAGGATGACGCCATGTCGGCCTATGTCACAAAGGCTAAAGAAGTCATCAGCAAGTACGGGCTGTGA
- the LOC113031725 gene encoding ribonuclease P protein subunit p38-like: MLQTVMAAPGKPTKKEIKKQTPAKTSFTSPFASKWSPLPQEDMHFILKTLKDKLISMGLEKKEVKVFRPWRKKKGKKPDVAPQPVPQLSDSSKNGWTDVAARRQLAIGINEVTKALERNELRLLLVCKSVKPKHMTNHLIALSTTRGVPACQVPRLSQSVSEPLRLKSVLALGFRRCSSSDDGVFTDTVDAIKPRVPTLDMAWLQGAKPEEPVAMEEEEGGERRGQKRKLESESEEVSESPSCTLQPLQVKRIVANPAKKKRGKPKKKL, encoded by the coding sequence ATGCTCCAAACAGTCATGGCAGCTCCCGGAAAGCCGACTAAAAAGGAAATCAAAAAGCAGACTCCAGCCAAGACCTCCTTCACTTCACCCTTTGCCTCAAAATGGAGCCCGCTCCCCCAAGAGGACATGCACTTCATCCTGAAAACTCTGAAGGATAAGTTGATCTCAATGGGTCTGgagaaaaaagaagtgaaagTGTTTCGcccatggaggaaaaagaaaggcaAAAAACCTGATGTCGCACCACAACCTGTTCCCCAGCTGAGCGATTCCTCCAAAAACGGCTGGACAGATGTGGCAGCCAGACGGCAGCTGGCCATCGGCATCAACGAGGTGACCAAGGCTCTGGAGAGAAACGAACTCAGACTGCTGCTCGTGTGCAAGTCTGTCAAACCGAAACACATGACTAATCACCTGATCGCTCTGAGCACCACCAGAGGAGTGCCGGCCTGCCAGGTGCCTCGCCTGAGCCAGAGTGTGTCGGAGCCGCTGAGGCTGAAAAGCGTGCTCGCCCTCGGGTTCAGACGGTGCTCCTCTAGTGATGATGGGGTGTTTACCGACACTGTCGATGCCATTAAGCCCAGAGTGCCTACATTGGACATGGCATGGCTGCAAGGTGCTAAGCCTGAAGAACCTGTTgccatggaggaggaggaaggtggtGAAAGAAGGGGACAAAAAAGGAAACTGGAAAGTGAATCTGAGGAGGTGTCAGAGTCTCCCTCCTGCACTCTGCAGCCGCTCCAGGTGAAGAGAATCGTTGCTAACcctgcaaagaaaaagagagggaagccgaagaaaaagctgtaa
- the LOC113031713 gene encoding peroxisomal carnitine O-octanoyltransferase-like isoform X3, protein MTLQAEFDKAAEDVKKVKAKPTDEELLFLYGLYKQAVVGDINTERPGMLDLKGKAKWDAWESRKVRPFASEKDFKATKETVRKFQAGVGQELHKKLLQRAKTKKNWLEEWWLDTAYLELRIPSQLNVNFGGPAPYLEHCWPPAEGTYLQRASIITWHTLQYWNLLRTERLAPQKAGKTPLDMDQFRMLFCTCKVPGVKKDTIRNYFKTEREGPCPSHLVVMCRGRIFTFDALCDGEILTPPEILRQLSYVKERCDSEPEGDGVAVLTSEERTRWAKAREHLISIDPHNNTILETIQSSLFVISLDEVKPYSTPENYSNMTAEALTGNPTIRWGDKSYNSVVFSDGTFGSNCDHAPYDAMVLVSMCWYLDQQLKATEGKWKGSDAVRLVSFPEELVFTMDEKVIGDISHAKKQYIESAQDLQVVCYAFTAFGKSTIKQKKLHPDTFVQLAMQLAYYRLHKKPGSCYETAMTRKFYHGRTETMRPCTQEAVNWCKTMMDPTCNDGVRRKAMLQAFSRHNNLMAEAQEGQGFDRHLLGLYLIAKEEGRPTPELFMDPLYTKSGGGGNFVLSSSLVGYTTVLGAVAPMVHHGYGFFYRIRDDRIVISMSAWKSCHETDAPSLFSSFSSCLHEMLHLATTSQL, encoded by the exons ATGACCCTCCAG GCAGAATTTGACAAGGCAGCAGAGGATGTGAAGAAGGTGAAGGCCAAGCCCACAGACGAGGAGCTGCTGTTCCTGTATGGCCTTTATAAACAGGCGGTTGTTGGAGACATTAACACTG AGAGACCGGGAATGCTGGACCTAAAAGGAAAGGCCAAGTGGGACGCCTGGGAGTCGAGGAAAG TTCGTCCATTCGCCTCTGAGAAAGACTTTAAAGCTACGAAGGAGACTGTGAGGAAATTCCAAGCGGGTGTTGGCCAGGAGCTGCACAAGAAACTCCTCCAGAGAGCCAAGACAAAGAAGAActgg CTGGAAGAATGGTGGTTGGACACGGCGTATCTGGAGTTGCGCATCCCCTCTCAGCTCAATGTGAACTTTGGTGGCCCAGCACCCTACCTGGAGCACTGCTGGCCACCTGCTGAGGGAACTTACCTGCAGAGGGCCAGTATTATCACATGGCACACACTGCAGTACTGGAACCTACTTCGCAC AGAGAGGCTGGCTCCTCAGAAAGCAGGGAAAACGCCGTTGGACATGGACCAGTTCAGAATGCTCTTCTGCACCTGTAAAGTACCCGGAGTGAAGAAAGACACCATCCGAAACTACTTCAAGACAG AGCGTGAGGGTCCGTGCCCCTCCCATTTGGTAGTGATGTGCCGGGggaggatattcacatttgatGCACTTTGTGATGGAGAAATCCTCACTCCTCCAGAAATTCTCAG GCAGCTGAGCTATGTGAAGGAGCGCTGTGACTCAGAGCCTGAGGGAGACGGCGTGGCTGTGCTCACCTCAGAGGAGAGGACTCGCTGGGCGAAG GCCAGAGAGCATCTTATAAGCATCGATCCACACAATAACACCATCCTAGAGACCATCCAGAGCAGCTTGTTCGTCATTTCTCTGGATGAAGTGAAACCCTACTCTACCCCAGAGAACTACTCAAAT ATGACTGCAGAAGCTCTCACCGGCAACCCCACCATCCGCTGGGGTGACAAATCGTACAACTCAGTCGTGTTCTCAGATGGCACGTTCGGATCCAATTGTGAT CATGCGCCGTATGATGCTATGGTGCTGGTGTCTATGTGCTGGTATTTGGACCAGCAGCTCAAAGCTACAGAGGGCAAATGGAAG GGCTCAGATGCAGTCAGACTGGTGTCCTTCCCCGAGGAGCTGGTGTTCACTATGGATGAAAAAGTCATTGGCGATATCAGTCATGCCAAAAAGCAATACATCGAGTCG GCACAAGACCTCCAGGTTGTGTGCTATGCTTTCACAGCATTTGGTAAATCTACCATCAAACAGAAGAAGCTCCATCCAGACACTTTTGTTCAGCTGGCGATGCAGCTGGCCTACTACAGACTGCACAAGAA GCCAGGAAGTTGTTATGAGACGGCAATGACGCGCAAATTTTATCACGGCAGGACTGAGACGATGCGCCCCTGCACCCAGGAGGCTGTGAATTGGTGTAAAACCATGATGGACCCCACATGcaat GATGGTGTCAGGAGGAAGGCCATGCTGCAAGCCTTCAGTAGACACAACAACCTGATGGCTGAAGCACAGGAAGGACAAG GTTTTGACAGGCATCTTCTGGGGCTGTATCTTATTGCCAAGGAGGAGGGACGTCCAACCCCAGAATTATTTATGGATCCCCTTTACACAAAGAG tggCGGTGGGGGTAACTTCGTGCTGTCATCCAGTCTGGTGGGCTACACTACAGTTctcggggctgtggctcccatGGTGCACCATGGCTACGGCTTCTTTTACCGCATCAGGGATGACAG GATTGTGATCTCCATGTCAGCGTGGAAATCCTGCCATGAGACTGATGCTCCATCACTGTTCAGTAGCTTCAGTAGCTGCCTGCATGAGATGCTCCACTTAGCCACCACTTCTCAGCTATAA